In a genomic window of Comamonadaceae bacterium OTU4NAUVB1:
- the hyi gene encoding hydroxypyruvate isomerase: protein MPRFAANLSMLFTERPFMQRFEAAAAAGFEAVECLFPYALPRRELAAALRANGLAQVLHNLPAGRWEAGERGIACHPGRIGEFRAGVDRAIDYARALGCPRVNCLAGRRPEGASEADVRRTLVDNLRFAASRLQAAGIGLLVEPVNHFDVPGFALTTTAQALSLMDEVAAPNLRLQYDIYHAQRMEGELGATLAAHIGRIGHIQLADNPGRGEPGTGEVHFPWLLRHIDALGYDGWIGCEYRPRGDTAAGLGWRDAWAGPVLPIRRKVPILE from the coding sequence ATGCCCCGTTTCGCCGCCAACCTGTCCATGCTGTTCACCGAGCGGCCCTTCATGCAGCGCTTCGAGGCGGCCGCCGCGGCCGGCTTCGAGGCCGTGGAATGCCTCTTCCCCTATGCCCTGCCCCGGCGCGAACTCGCCGCCGCGCTGCGCGCCAACGGCCTCGCGCAGGTGCTGCACAACCTGCCCGCGGGCCGGTGGGAGGCCGGCGAGCGCGGCATCGCCTGCCACCCGGGGCGCATCGGCGAGTTCCGCGCCGGCGTCGACCGGGCCATCGACTACGCCCGGGCGCTGGGCTGTCCGCGCGTCAACTGCCTGGCCGGACGGCGCCCCGAAGGCGCGAGCGAGGCGGACGTCCGGCGCACGCTGGTCGACAACCTGCGCTTCGCCGCGTCCCGGCTGCAGGCCGCGGGCATCGGGCTGCTGGTGGAGCCGGTCAACCACTTCGACGTCCCCGGCTTCGCGCTGACCACCACCGCGCAGGCGCTGTCGCTGATGGACGAGGTCGCTGCGCCCAACCTGCGGCTGCAGTACGACATCTACCACGCGCAGCGCATGGAAGGCGAGCTCGGCGCCACGCTGGCCGCCCACATCGGTCGCATCGGCCACATCCAGCTGGCCGACAACCCCGGACGCGGCGAGCCCGGCACCGGCGAGGTCCATTTCCCGTGGCTCCTGCGGCACATCGACGCGCTCGGCTACGACGGCTGGATCGGCTGCGAATACCGGCCGCGCGGCGACACGGCGGCCGGGCTGGGATGGCGCGACGCGTGGGCCGGACCCGTGCTTCCCATTAGACGGAAAGTGCCAATTCTGGAGTAG